The following coding sequences lie in one Rutidosis leptorrhynchoides isolate AG116_Rl617_1_P2 chromosome 6, CSIRO_AGI_Rlap_v1, whole genome shotgun sequence genomic window:
- the LOC139851596 gene encoding polyadenylate-binding protein-interacting protein 8-like: MAAGPEVTNESAVTATVDANFDDVHQTLQKTKVFKDFDADNSKDNCSVVNSEKGSDSDLKSDMKVQDIVDIVSNLKLNPMAKEFFPSSYSPNEITINYFAPAFYINSHGDGIEGYPNNRRRRNNYNQGRRRLNGRAFRAQREDSIRRTVYVSDIDHNVTEERLAALFSAYGHVLDCRVCGDPHSRLRFAFVEFSNENSARAALNLCGIMLGFSQVRVSPSKTAILPVNPTFLPRSEDEKEMCARTVYCTNIDKKVSQAEVKIFFESRCGEVSRIRLLGDQVHSTRIAFVEFLMAESAIIALDCCGQTLGTQPVRVSPSKTPVRPRVARTLSTN; the protein is encoded by the exons ATGGCTGCTGGTCCTGAAGTTACAAATGAATCTGCAGTAACAGCAACAGTGGATGCTAATTTTGATGATGTTCATCAAACTTTACAAAAAACTAAGGTCTTTAAGGATTTTGATGCTGATAATTCCAAAGATAACTGTTCTGTTGTGAATTCAGAAAAAGGGTCTGATTCTGATTTAAAATCAGATATGAAAGTACAAGATATTGTTGATATAGTTTCAAATTTGAAGTTAAATCCTATGGCTAAAGAATTCTTTCCTTCTTCTTATTCACCAAATGAGATAACCATTAATTACTTTGCACCTGCTTTTTATATCAACTCTCATGGTGATGGAATTGAAGGCTACCCAAATAATCGCAGG AGGAGAAATAATTATAACCAGGGCAGGAGACGGTTAAACGGGAGAGCTTTTAGAGCTCAGAGAGAAGATAGCATTAGAAGAACCGTGTATGTTTCCGACATTGATCATAAC GTTACTGAAGAACGACTTGCTGCGTTGTTTAGTGCATATGGACAT GTTCTGGATTGTCGAGTTTGTGGCGATCCACATTCACGTCTCCGTTTTGCATTTGTGGAGTTTTCTAATGAGA ATTCTGCGAGAGCAGCCCTCAATCTATGTGGCATAATGCTGGGATTTTCGCAAGTTCGAGTTTCACCTTCAAAAACGGCAATCCTTCCTGTTAATCCAACTTTTCTTCCCAGG TCAGAGGATGAGAAAGAGATGTGCGCAAGGACCGTCTACTGTACAAATATTGACAAGAAG GTTTCTCAAGCTGAGGTTAAAATATTCTTTGAATCAAGATGTGGCGAG GTTTCTCGCATAAGGCTATTGGGAGATCAAGTTCATTCCACGCGAATTGCTTTTGTGGAATTTTTGATG GCCGAGAGTGCGATTATTGCATTGGACTGCTGTGGCCAGACACTGGGAACCCAACCAGTCAG GGTGAGTCCATCCAAGACGCCAGTGAGGCCACGAGTGGCTCGTACACTTTCAACCAACTAA